Proteins encoded together in one uncultured Desulfosarcina sp. window:
- a CDS encoding molybdopterin-dependent oxidoreductase, with the protein MGQWLKTGCVLCAQNCGLEVFVEDGRMVKVRPDKANPRSRGYACRKGLNILYHQYPADRITRPLKRVGDNFEPISWDRAIDEITERLQGLLDKHGPRCLAYLGGSSQGGHMEAGFGLGLLRALGSQYYYSSAGQEFSGAWWVNGRMLGKQYNVAIPDEHDAEMLIAWGWNGMQSHQMPRAPLVLKAFSKDSRRTLVAVDPRRSETAAIADFHLAVRPGTDALLARAMIATILQEGWQNQAYLDEHVDGWDRVRPWFENFDIQGALQVCQIDADQVRDLCRLMTTRRWCLHTDLGIYMGRHSTLNSYLTNILAAVCGVFGVRGGNIVPGMVMPMGFHADERNEKVWRTTATGLPPAAAGAFPPAVIPEEIESGRPDRLRAVIVSACNPLRSWPDTQAFEASFAKLDLLVVNDIVMSETARLAHYVLPCRTFYESWDVTFFPWTYPEVFLQLRRPLVDPPGECLEASQILVRLADRLGLIPEISESLVSAARQDRLSFGAKLMEYGAQVPEAMPRMPFVLAKTLGKEWDSAAKAGLWGLLMTAPKAFRKNAARAGFEPGIDQGDRIFQALLDAPEGIWVGKADEKNPMDGIKTPSGKVEVFIPELEAEVLDLTPEKEARGLEMPAGFPLVLNAGRHMKTNINTMMRNPAWNEGKRACTVAVSPADAADLNLTDGQDVKVTTAAGSAVGELEISEQVRPGMVLVPHGFGLNYEGTVYGVNVNRLTRSSHRDPIGTPLHRFVPCRIEGVAD; encoded by the coding sequence ATGGGACAATGGCTGAAGACCGGATGTGTATTGTGCGCCCAGAACTGCGGCCTGGAGGTGTTCGTGGAAGATGGCCGCATGGTCAAGGTCCGGCCGGACAAGGCCAACCCGCGCAGCCGGGGCTATGCCTGTCGCAAGGGCCTCAACATTCTCTACCACCAGTATCCCGCCGACCGGATCACCCGGCCCCTCAAGCGGGTGGGCGACAATTTCGAGCCGATTTCCTGGGACCGGGCCATCGACGAAATCACCGAACGGTTGCAGGGTCTTTTGGATAAACACGGCCCCCGCTGCCTTGCTTATTTGGGCGGCAGTTCCCAGGGTGGACATATGGAAGCGGGATTCGGGCTGGGGCTGCTGCGCGCCCTGGGTTCCCAATATTACTACTCCTCGGCAGGACAGGAGTTCAGCGGCGCCTGGTGGGTCAACGGCCGCATGCTGGGCAAGCAGTACAACGTCGCCATTCCCGACGAGCACGACGCCGAGATGCTGATCGCCTGGGGATGGAACGGAATGCAGAGCCACCAGATGCCCCGGGCGCCCCTGGTTTTGAAAGCGTTCAGCAAGGACTCCCGGCGGACGCTGGTGGCCGTGGACCCCAGACGCAGCGAAACCGCTGCCATCGCCGATTTTCATCTGGCTGTGCGGCCAGGCACCGACGCGCTGCTGGCCAGGGCCATGATCGCCACGATTCTCCAGGAAGGCTGGCAGAACCAGGCCTATCTGGACGAGCACGTGGATGGTTGGGACCGCGTCCGGCCCTGGTTCGAGAATTTCGACATCCAGGGCGCCCTGCAGGTGTGTCAGATCGATGCCGACCAGGTACGTGACCTGTGCCGGCTGATGACCACCCGGCGTTGGTGCCTGCACACGGACCTGGGCATTTACATGGGCCGTCACAGCACGCTAAACTCTTATCTGACCAACATTCTCGCCGCGGTCTGCGGGGTCTTCGGCGTACGCGGCGGCAATATCGTTCCCGGCATGGTCATGCCCATGGGATTTCACGCCGACGAGAGAAACGAAAAGGTGTGGCGAACCACGGCGACCGGCCTGCCGCCGGCGGCCGCGGGCGCCTTTCCCCCGGCGGTGATTCCCGAGGAGATCGAAAGCGGCCGTCCCGACCGGTTGCGGGCGGTGATCGTCAGCGCCTGCAACCCTTTGCGCTCATGGCCGGACACCCAAGCCTTCGAGGCATCCTTCGCCAAGCTGGATCTGCTGGTGGTCAACGACATCGTGATGAGTGAAACCGCACGTCTGGCCCATTACGTGCTGCCCTGCCGCACCTTTTACGAATCCTGGGACGTGACCTTCTTTCCGTGGACCTACCCGGAGGTTTTTCTCCAACTGCGCCGGCCCCTGGTGGACCCGCCGGGCGAGTGCCTGGAGGCCTCCCAGATTCTTGTCCGCCTGGCTGACCGACTGGGTTTGATTCCCGAGATTTCCGAAAGCCTTGTTTCGGCCGCCCGGCAGGACCGCCTCTCCTTTGGCGCCAAGTTGATGGAATACGGCGCCCAGGTTCCCGAGGCCATGCCGCGCATGCCCTTCGTGCTGGCCAAGACCTTGGGGAAAGAGTGGGACAGCGCGGCCAAAGCCGGCCTGTGGGGCCTGCTCATGACGGCGCCCAAGGCCTTTCGCAAAAACGCGGCGCGGGCCGGCTTCGAGCCGGGCATCGACCAGGGGGACCGCATTTTCCAGGCCCTGCTGGACGCACCCGAAGGGATCTGGGTGGGCAAAGCCGATGAAAAGAATCCCATGGACGGCATCAAAACCCCGTCCGGCAAAGTCGAAGTCTTCATTCCCGAACTGGAAGCAGAGGTTCTCGATCTGACGCCGGAAAAGGAAGCCCGCGGCCTTGAAATGCCCGCCGGTTTTCCTTTGGTTCTCAATGCCGGCCGCCACATGAAGACCAACATCAACACCATGATGCGCAATCCGGCGTGGAACGAAGGCAAACGGGCCTGCACGGTGGCGGTTAGCCCGGCCGATGCTGCCGATTTGAACCTGACCGACGGCCAGGATGTGAAAGTGACCACAGCGGCCGGCAGCGCCGTCGGCGAGCTGGAGATCAGTGAGCAGGTGCGGCCGGGCATGGTACTGGTGCCCCATGGGTTCGGGCTGAATTACGAAGGAACCGTGTATGGGGTCAATGTCAACCGGTTGACCCGGAGCAGCCATCGGGATCCCATCGGAACCCCGTTGCATCGGTTTGTGCCTTGTCGAATTGAGGGTGTTGCAGATTGA
- a CDS encoding helix-turn-helix domain-containing protein yields the protein MPKISFWISEGALFSSAVTLTDAFAIANLWQRALEEEQTKPLFQTEILTTDGAPVTALGNIPVTPHGAIDEEASTDCLIIAPTLPNVTPMPADLDRLGHWIEALRRRGVPIATVCTGAFVLAELGLLDGKTATTNWQYAHMFQNRYPRVNLSVQHMLTEDDGILCTGAATAVYQLALHLIRRFGSNRLASACCKALLVDPNRSSQTPYVLTRPSNNHGDAQVLKAQRLIGENYAAIDSVDTVAREVGISPRHFKRRFKSATGDLPLKYLQRIRIDAAKEELETTNQTIEEITRDVGYEDVSSFCRLFKQHTAISPSAYREKFFVSSERMNA from the coding sequence ATGCCGAAAATTAGTTTCTGGATATCCGAAGGCGCCCTGTTCTCCAGTGCCGTCACGCTGACCGACGCCTTTGCCATCGCCAATCTCTGGCAGCGCGCCCTTGAAGAAGAGCAAACCAAGCCGCTGTTTCAAACCGAGATCCTGACCACCGATGGCGCCCCGGTGACAGCCTTGGGAAACATCCCCGTAACACCCCACGGAGCGATTGACGAGGAGGCCTCCACCGATTGCCTGATCATTGCCCCTACGCTCCCCAACGTCACACCCATGCCGGCGGATCTGGACCGCCTGGGCCATTGGATTGAAGCATTGCGCCGCAGGGGGGTGCCCATCGCCACGGTTTGCACCGGCGCGTTTGTCCTCGCCGAACTGGGTCTGCTGGACGGCAAAACCGCCACCACCAATTGGCAATACGCCCACATGTTCCAAAACCGCTACCCCAGGGTCAACCTGAGCGTCCAGCATATGCTCACCGAGGACGACGGCATTCTGTGTACCGGGGCCGCCACGGCCGTTTACCAGCTTGCCTTGCACCTCATCCGCCGGTTCGGGTCCAACCGGCTCGCATCCGCCTGCTGCAAAGCGCTCCTGGTAGACCCCAACCGGAGCAGCCAGACCCCCTATGTTCTCACGCGTCCCTCGAACAATCACGGCGACGCCCAGGTCCTCAAGGCCCAGCGGCTCATTGGGGAAAATTACGCCGCCATCGACAGCGTCGATACCGTCGCCCGGGAAGTGGGCATCAGCCCCCGCCATTTCAAACGGCGCTTCAAGTCCGCCACCGGAGACCTGCCCCTCAAATACCTGCAGCGCATCCGGATCGACGCTGCCAAGGAGGAGTTGGAAACCACGAATCAGACCATCGAGGAGATTACCCGGGACGTCGGGTACGAAGATGTCAGTTCCTTCTGCCGGCTCTTCAAGCAGCACACGGCCATCTCGCCCAGCGCCTATCGGGAAAAATTTTTCGTCTCTTCAGAAAGAATGAACGCTTGA
- a CDS encoding Rieske (2Fe-2S) protein produces the protein MKFFKRLLGICETPTPNDPDAWTVANGVVSIDLARMPELDSPGGGVRLEGKDSAPRLLVFHGDDGQHHAVSNRCTHMGRRIDPIAGSKIIQCCSVSKSTYTYDGKPVGGAAKKPLQTYPVELEGKTLKIKI, from the coding sequence ATGAAATTCTTCAAGCGGTTGTTGGGAATCTGCGAAACCCCTACCCCGAATGATCCGGACGCCTGGACGGTTGCAAACGGCGTCGTCAGCATAGATCTTGCCCGCATGCCGGAATTGGACAGCCCCGGCGGCGGCGTGCGTCTGGAAGGCAAGGATTCAGCGCCCCGGTTGCTGGTCTTTCATGGCGACGACGGCCAGCACCATGCCGTGTCCAACCGCTGCACCCACATGGGCCGCCGCATCGACCCCATCGCCGGCAGCAAGATCATTCAGTGCTGCTCGGTTTCCAAATCAACCTATACCTACGACGGCAAGCCGGTGGGCGGGGCGGCCAAGAAGCCGCTGCAAACCTATCCGGTGGAACTGGAAGGGAAGACGCTGAAGATAAAAATTTAG
- a CDS encoding NADH:flavin oxidoreductase, translated as MTPSSLFEPTTINGLSLPNRFVRSATWEGMATVDGRVTPKLTETIVALARGGVGLIVSGHAYVTKIGQASPFQMGIYDDALIEGLASMAAAVHEAGGRIVAQLAHAGTFALEKAIGTAPLAVSVFDGLAQTPRAELSSDDIAALKEAYVAAAKRAKTAGFDGIQLHSGHGYLLSQFLSPWFNRRTDDYGGPVGNRARIHTEIIRAIREAVGEDFPLLVKLNCEDFTEGGLTVEESLAAASAMAAAGMDAIELSGGTITSGKLSPSRSNINKPEKEAYFQEAAKTFKQNLDIPLILVGGIRSPEVAERLLADGSADYFSMSRPLIREPDLVNRWKSGDRSPARCISDNLCFRPGMMGKGIYCVTKERMKAQQ; from the coding sequence ATGACCCCCTCTTCCCTCTTCGAACCCACCACCATCAACGGCCTTTCCCTGCCCAACCGATTTGTCCGTTCGGCCACCTGGGAAGGCATGGCCACCGTGGACGGCCGGGTCACCCCCAAACTCACGGAAACCATCGTGGCCCTGGCCCGAGGCGGTGTAGGCCTGATCGTCTCCGGCCATGCCTATGTGACAAAAATTGGCCAGGCCAGCCCCTTCCAGATGGGAATCTATGACGATGCGTTGATCGAAGGACTGGCCTCCATGGCCGCTGCCGTCCACGAGGCCGGCGGCCGCATCGTGGCTCAGCTGGCCCACGCCGGAACCTTCGCCCTGGAAAAAGCCATCGGCACGGCGCCGCTGGCGGTTTCGGTTTTCGACGGCCTGGCCCAGACCCCGCGGGCCGAACTCTCCTCCGACGATATCGCCGCCTTGAAGGAAGCCTATGTTGCCGCGGCCAAACGAGCCAAAACGGCCGGCTTCGACGGCATCCAACTGCACAGCGGACACGGCTACCTGCTGAGCCAGTTTCTCTCTCCCTGGTTCAACCGGCGCACCGACGACTATGGCGGACCGGTGGGCAATCGGGCGCGCATCCACACGGAAATCATCCGGGCCATCCGGGAGGCGGTCGGAGAAGACTTCCCCCTGCTGGTAAAGCTGAATTGTGAGGATTTTACCGAAGGCGGGTTGACCGTGGAAGAGAGCCTCGCAGCGGCAAGCGCAATGGCCGCCGCCGGGATGGATGCCATCGAACTGAGCGGTGGCACCATTACCAGCGGCAAACTTTCTCCCAGCCGCTCTAACATCAATAAACCGGAGAAGGAGGCCTATTTCCAGGAGGCCGCAAAAACGTTTAAGCAAAACCTGGATATCCCCCTGATCCTAGTGGGCGGCATCCGTTCACCGGAGGTGGCCGAACGGCTGCTGGCCGACGGCTCCGCCGACTACTTCTCCATGTCTCGCCCCCTGATCCGCGAACCCGACCTGGTCAACCGCTGGAAATCAGGCGACCGCAGCCCGGCGCGCTGTATTTCGGACAACCTGTGTTTCCGGCCGGGGATGATGGGAAAAGGAATTTATTGCGTAACCAAGGAACGCATGAAAGCCCAACAGTAA
- a CDS encoding DUF3137 domain-containing protein produces MQSLESFYQSDLLPDLEKLEAQRLTVKKKLVQAIVILVALNLAFLFVHGLFGLDLYLMVWLTFIILSALFTFFFWHIKYYRDYHTGFKDKIIPRIVAFVDQRLRYDKAGMVPREAFMASHLFIDKPGEYTGDDLVSGTLGETAIQFSEVHAKRVDIVRRSSSSSSTNRTKKRITPIFNGLLFVADFNKSFKGTTIVLPDTAQRLFGDIGQALQSLNVQNGQLVKMEDPEFEKLFAVYGQDQVEARYILSTSLMRRIVDFRNRANQEMRLSFSASKFYVAIPFQRELFEPKIRESLLNISHIQEYYDDLKLVVDIVDELNLNTRIWTQKGPAEAASVAVANAALASGPAGAPSPPPPPAYQQMEGKKRYSEEETKALFKEFVNKADTSMAPKIKTAKRWLKRLGGIFLFLLSLPFLLSGMTLVGSIILGIGLFFLAGGFLSPNIERLAGAVLFLAIGIVIAVVSYNGYRTSLASKSWPSVTGNIVQSEIEKQTSTSGEGANKKTTVKEYPKIAYQYNIDGKTYKSGKISFGSTGNAKKVVSRYPQGKTVPVYYNPDKPGQAVLVPGNPEFNYVPYFFAVFFILFGLALFTHWRKKARAL; encoded by the coding sequence ATGCAATCACTTGAATCCTTCTATCAATCCGATTTGCTGCCGGACCTGGAGAAGCTGGAGGCGCAACGGCTAACCGTAAAAAAGAAATTGGTGCAGGCGATCGTCATCTTAGTGGCGCTCAATCTGGCGTTTTTGTTCGTTCATGGCCTGTTCGGCCTCGATCTTTATCTCATGGTCTGGTTGACGTTTATCATTTTATCGGCCCTATTTACGTTTTTCTTCTGGCACATCAAGTACTACCGGGACTATCATACGGGCTTCAAAGACAAGATCATCCCCAGGATCGTGGCCTTTGTCGATCAGCGTCTGCGGTACGACAAAGCCGGCATGGTGCCCAGGGAAGCCTTTATGGCCAGCCATTTGTTTATCGACAAGCCCGGTGAATACACCGGGGACGATCTGGTTAGCGGCACTCTGGGGGAGACGGCCATCCAATTCTCGGAGGTGCATGCCAAGCGGGTCGACATCGTCCGGCGAAGTTCGAGTTCCAGCAGCACGAATCGAACGAAAAAACGAATTACCCCCATTTTCAACGGGCTTCTCTTCGTTGCCGACTTCAACAAATCCTTCAAGGGGACGACCATCGTCCTGCCGGACACGGCTCAGCGGCTGTTCGGGGATATCGGCCAGGCCCTTCAGAGCCTCAACGTGCAAAACGGCCAACTGGTCAAGATGGAAGACCCGGAATTCGAAAAGCTGTTCGCGGTTTACGGCCAGGATCAGGTGGAGGCGCGCTATATTCTTTCCACCAGTTTAATGCGCCGGATCGTCGATTTTCGGAACCGGGCAAATCAGGAGATGCGGCTCTCCTTTTCGGCTTCCAAATTTTATGTGGCCATCCCCTTCCAGAGAGAACTGTTCGAGCCAAAAATCAGGGAAAGCCTGCTCAATATCTCCCATATTCAGGAGTATTACGACGATTTGAAACTGGTCGTCGATATCGTGGACGAGTTGAATCTCAATACGCGCATATGGACGCAGAAAGGACCGGCGGAGGCAGCCTCCGTGGCCGTGGCCAATGCGGCCCTGGCTTCCGGGCCAGCCGGCGCGCCATCGCCGCCCCCTCCGCCGGCGTACCAGCAGATGGAAGGCAAGAAACGCTATTCGGAGGAAGAGACCAAGGCGCTTTTCAAGGAATTTGTCAATAAGGCCGACACCTCCATGGCGCCTAAGATCAAAACAGCCAAACGCTGGCTGAAGCGGCTTGGCGGCATTTTTCTTTTCTTGCTGAGCCTGCCGTTTTTACTCTCCGGGATGACCTTGGTGGGATCGATCATTCTCGGCATCGGCCTGTTTTTTCTTGCGGGGGGCTTTCTGTCTCCAAACATCGAACGATTGGCCGGCGCCGTTCTTTTTCTCGCTATCGGCATCGTTATCGCCGTGGTCAGTTACAATGGCTATCGAACCAGCCTGGCAAGCAAATCCTGGCCAAGCGTGACCGGCAATATCGTCCAATCGGAAATCGAAAAGCAAACCAGCACCTCCGGGGAAGGGGCCAATAAAAAAACCACGGTGAAGGAATACCCGAAAATCGCCTATCAATATAACATCGACGGCAAGACCTATAAATCCGGTAAAATTTCGTTTGGCTCGACGGGCAATGCCAAAAAGGTCGTCTCCCGATATCCCCAAGGGAAAACCGTGCCCGTTTACTACAACCCCGATAAACCCGGGCAGGCGGTGCTGGTGCCGGGGAATCCCGAATTCAACTATGTACCGTATTTTTTTGCCGTATTTTTTATCCTTTTCGGGCTGGCCCTTTTTACTCATTGGCGGAAAAAGGCCCGGGCGCTTTAA
- a CDS encoding LemA family protein — protein MLVALIVIGVVVLFFILLYNNLVGKKNQVATAFSSIDVLIKKRFDLIPNLTKMVKRYMQHEVDVLTRVTEMRAKAISGQMSDADTVAMDREVSSAIGKIMVAAENYPDLKASENFINLQASLNEVEEQISAARRAYNASVKDYNNALEMFPSNIVARLMGYQKKVFFEIDAQERKNVDVGQLLDL, from the coding sequence ATGCTCGTTGCTTTGATTGTCATTGGCGTCGTCGTTCTCTTTTTTATTCTGCTTTACAACAATCTGGTGGGCAAGAAAAACCAGGTGGCCACTGCTTTTTCCAGCATCGATGTGCTGATTAAAAAGCGTTTCGACCTGATTCCGAACCTGACCAAGATGGTCAAGCGCTACATGCAGCATGAAGTCGACGTGCTCACCCGGGTGACCGAGATGCGCGCCAAGGCCATATCCGGTCAGATGAGCGATGCGGACACCGTGGCCATGGATCGGGAAGTATCAAGCGCCATCGGGAAAATCATGGTGGCCGCCGAAAACTACCCGGATTTGAAGGCCAGCGAGAATTTTATCAACCTGCAGGCCTCCTTAAACGAAGTGGAAGAGCAGATTTCTGCTGCGCGCAGGGCCTACAATGCCTCGGTCAAGGATTACAACAACGCCCTGGAGATGTTTCCCAGCAATATTGTCGCCCGCTTGATGGGCTATCAGAAGAAGGTCTTTTTCGAAATCGATGCCCAGGAACGCAAGAACGTGGATGTGGGTCAACTCCTTGATCTTTAA